From the Malus domestica chromosome 17, GDT2T_hap1 genome, one window contains:
- the LOC139193635 gene encoding uncharacterized protein has translation MDTLNFRVMPFGLTNAPAAFMDLMNRVFRPYLDRFVIVVIDDILIYSKSVNEHIEHLSFLGHVVSAEGIGVDHQKGFSAIALFLNKLTRKEVEFKWDEDCTRSFQELKQRLTQALVVALPDDNGEFKIHTDASLSGLGFVLMQHERVIAYASRKLKTHRRNYPTHDLELGALVFALKIWRHYLYGEKCRIFTDHKSLKYIFTQRDLNLRLYVPYVPQNNESVKMEIMDEAHLSAYAMHRGNTKLYRTIRPFYYWIGMKRDVADYTEIPGLLSGFRKLLILPWGNWDSYLPLVEFAYNNIYHSSIEIVDTTNANIQLIKRNRKAAQDRQKSIMDKHSRGSESKVGDFVFLKLSPWKGVVRFGKRGKFSPQYVGSYQINERIGAVAYRLELPLELSLIYNVFHVSMLRKYVPDPSHIIQLESLEVNQDASYVEDPVAILDRQDKVLRNKVISLVNVLWRNHVVEEATWEIEDLMRSQYSFLFA, from the exons ATGGACACTTTGAATTTCCGTGTCATGCCTTTTGGATTGACAAATGCACCTGCAGCGttcatggatttgatgaacAGAGTCTTTAGACCGTATCTGGACCGGTTTGTGATTGTGGTCATCGATGATATTCTGATCTATTCTAAGAGTGTTAACGAACACATAGAACATTTAAG TTTCCTCGGACATGTAGTATCTGCTGAGGGAATTGGTGTGGATCATCAGAAG GGTTTCTCAGCAATTGCCTTGTTTTTGAATAAGTTGACTCGAAAGGAGGTCGAGTTTAAGTGGGATGAAGACTGTACGCGGAGTTTTCAGGAGCTGAAGCAGCGTCTCACTCAAGCTCTTGTTGTTGCTCTCCCAGACGATAACGGTGAGTTTAAGATCCATACGGATGCATCTTTGTCAGGTTTGGGTTTTGTATTGATGCAGCATGAAAGAGTCATTGCCTATGCTTCCAGGAAGCTTAAGACCCACAGGAGAAACTATCCCACACATGATTTGGAACTTGGTGCATTGGTGTTCGCTCtaaagatttggagacattacttGTACGGCGAGAAGTGTCGCATCTTTACTGATCATAAGAGCCTCAAATATATCTTTACGCAGAGAGACTTGAACTTAAG ACTGTACGTGCCTTACGTGCCTCAGAATAACGAATCAGTGAAAATGGAAATCATGGATGAAGCGCACCTTTCAGCATATGCCATGCATCGGGGAAACACCAAATTATATCGCACTATCCGTCCGTTCTATTATTGGATAGGAATGAAGCGGGATGTGGCAGATTAT ACAGAGATCCCAGGTTTACTTTCAGGTTTTAGAAAGCTTTTAATACTGCCATGG GGTAATTGGGATAGCTATCTGCCGTTGGTTGAGTTTGCATACAATAACATCTATCATTCGAGTATCG AAATTGTGGACACTACTAATGCTAACATCCAGCTGATTAAAAGAAACCGAAAGGCAGCGCAAGATCGACAGAAAAGTATCATGGATAAACATTCCAGAGGCAGTGAGTCTAAGGTTGGTGACTTTGTGTTTTTGAAGTTGTCTCCCTGGAAGGGTGTTGTTCGTTTTGGTAAGCGAGGAAAGTTTAGTCCTCAATACGTTGGTTCTTATCAGATTAATGAGAGAATTGGTGCAGTTGCCTACAGATTAGAGCTACCATTGGAGTTGTCACTGATTTACAACGTTTTCCATGTTTCTATGCTTCGGAAATATGTACCAGATCCCTCTCATATCATTCAGTTAGAGTCGCTGGAAGTGAATCAGGATGCTAGCTATGTCGAAGATCCAGTGGCTATACTTGATCGACAAGATAAAGTGTTAAGGAACAAAGTTATTTCGTTGGTGAATGTGCTTTGGAGGAACCACGTTGTTGAGGAAGCAACGTGGGAAatagaggatttgatgaggagtcaGTATTCGTTTTTATTTGCTTAA